One window from the genome of Parasteatoda tepidariorum isolate YZ-2023 chromosome 8, CAS_Ptep_4.0, whole genome shotgun sequence encodes:
- the LOC107438691 gene encoding uncharacterized protein: protein MDSKKAKVYDTSITSFTGSPHKKTNIKKSTKESSTQKLLKCSLKCKFCNLRFPRHFRHLLISHEKSHTPKKNLVKSKIQKNSYTQVEKFEKNHTQKKNDIQEESCIRENGLAKNQSQKNYHFREKSAERNFISERNYAYEKSLHTENSTGAHVKQEQHPFNEVKKEVLETPSNEISKNNFSHEKCFERNLTGKKNNTQGKNHSWGKYHFQKKNSTKTQVQQKQNVFCKKRKASLDISSVNSVSKTRKFRRQAFIKKEKVFLDASAGHEVRKNKNLETHSFDYSRHTNMKSNVANTFEKNEELHSFKKRKRALLKTPEANPIVETKKLGLHPFSMKRKALLQTPSEIIGSKALLGTPKKDKDIRKRRKNRSRRKKYVALLETPAENKSMTSSSDYQRCSLTSPFVNSTRKNLKLSRGNVDKQRRTLLKIPAENQTVKNKEIKLHPFDTERRPLLQTPGLIEDPNGKVLGVHPFDYQKTALLETPTIIKNEKFNARYFSGLKSTLLETPMEDQTMDNNYIGVHPFDYQRNALLETPATDKVIETEMVEIHSFNYPRDVLLETPSECYEYETHPFIYPRNLSPIINQNMESKKFKEYSFDYQQSTFSKFPTTNEQGVYPVDYQVESLKALPSSPLGEESHFDMQRKTLLQSPNTSYVKEDENLEAYLFGKQGKTLLRKPGENSVVDNEDDLETYPFDKQRKTLLKNPGAGYEDFEKPRKTLLKDPGARYPVGDEDLDVNSFDKQRMTLLRKPGTSYGVDDEDLRTNSFTKERKTLLKNPFDKQRKPLLKNHNSSYVADVEVFEATSSDKQRKPLLKTPNTSYVADVEIFEATSSDKQKKPLLKNPNTSYATNNEDLEAYPSDYQRGAMLQIPEFYVNGEKELGMHSFGKQGRALLTTPTVNQVLKNKVYHSSDFQRPALLGTPTTNPVVNNETLGVNSFEKERKVLLKSPCVNQVRDNTDLKAHPYPRNALLDYPSEDNRGGGSEHTYGMQRKTLLPRKTLLERKTLLDNPTTNYVW, encoded by the coding sequence ATGGATTCTAAAAAAGCCAAAGTCTATGACACTTCGATAACTTCTTTTACTGGTTCTcctcataaaaaaacaaacattaaaaagtcTACTAAAGAGTCTTCGActcaaaagcttttaaaatgtagtttaaaatgcAAGTTTTGCAACCTTCGTTTTCCCAGGCATTTTAGGCATTTACTGATTTCTCATGAGAAAAGTCAtactccaaaaaaaaatttagtgaaaagtaaaattcaaaaaaatagttatactcaggttgaaaagtttgaaaaaaatcatactcAGAAGAAAAATGATATTCAAGAAGAAAGTTGTATTAGGGAGAATGGTCTTGCCAAAAATCAAAGtcagaaaaattatcattttcggGAAAAAAGtgctgaaagaaattttatttctgaaaggaATTATGCCTATGAAAAAAGTCTCCACACAGAAAATTCTACAGGAGCTCATGTTAAGCAAGAACAGCATCCTTTTAATGAGGTAAAGAAGGAAGTATTAGAAACCCCTTCAaatgaaattagtaaaaataatttttctcatgaAAAATGCTTCGAAAGAAATCTTACTGGTAAGAAGAATAACACGCAGGGAAAAAATCATAGTTGGGGAAAAtaccattttcagaaaaaaaattcaacaaaaacacAAGTTCAGCAAAAGCAAAATGTTTTCTGTAAGAAAAGGAAAGCATCATTAGATATCTCTTCAGTAAATAGTGTCagtaaaacaagaaaatttagaagacaAGCTTTCATTAAGAAagagaaagtatttttagatGCTTCTGCGGGTCATGaagttaggaaaaataaaaatttagaaacacaCTCTTTTGATTACAGTAGGCATACAAATATGAAATCTAATGTAGCTAAtacatttgagaaaaatgagGAATTGCATTctttcaaaaagagaaaaagggCATTATTAAAAACTCCTGAGGCAAATCCTATcgtagaaactaaaaaattaggATTGCATCCTTTTAGTATGAAGAGAAAGGCTTTGTTGCAAACCCCTTCAGAAATTATAGGTAGTAAGGCATTATTAGGAACTCCTAAGAAAGATAAAGATATTAGAAAAAGGAGGAAGAATCGATCAAGGCGTAAGAAATATGTAGCATTATTAGAAACCCctgcagaaaataaaagtatgactAGTTCTTCTGATTATCAAAGATGTTCCTTGACCAGTCCTTTTGTAAATAGcactagaaaaaatttgaaactaagcAGAGGCAATGTTGATAAACAGAGGAggacattgttaaaaattcctgctgaaaatcaaactgttaaaaataaagaaataaaattacatcctTTTGATACAGAAAGAAGGCCATTATTACAAACACCTGGTCTTATTGAAGACCCTAATGGTAAGGTATTGGGTGTTCACCCGTTTGACTATCAAAAAACTGCTTTGTTAGAAACTCCTAccattatcaaaaatgaaaaatttaatgcacGTTATTTTAGTGGTCTGAAAAGTACTCTATTAGAAACTCCTATGGAAGATCAAACTATGGATAATAATTACATCGGAGTACACCCTTTTGATTATCAAAGAAATGCATTATTAGAAACTCCTGCAACTGATAAAGTAATTGAAACTGAGATGGTAGAAATACATTCATTCAATTATCCAAGAGATGTGTTGTTAGAAACTCCCTCCGAATGTTATGAGTATGAAACTCATCCTTTTATTTATCCAAGAAATTTGTCCCCTATCATAAATCAGAATATGgaaagtaagaaatttaaagaatattcctTCGATTATCAACAAagcacattttcaaaatttcctacAACTAATGAACAAGGAGTATATCCTGTTGATTACCAAGTGGAATCATTAAAAGCTCTGCCGAGCTCTCCACTTGGGGAAGAATCCCATTTTGATATGCAAAGGAAAACCTTATTACAAAGTCCTAATACAAGTTATGTTAAAGAAGATGAGAATTTGGAAGCCTACCTTTTTGGAAAGCAAGGAAAAACACTATTAAGGAAACCAGGTGAAAATAGTGTTGTAGATAATGAGGATGATTTGGAAACTTACCCTTTTGATAAACAAAGAaagacattattaaaaaatcctgGTGCAGGCTATGAAGATTTTGAGAAGCCAAGAAAGACATTATTGAAAGACCCTGGTGCAAGGTATCCTGTTGGTGATGAGGATTTAGATGTGAATTCTTTTGATAAGCAAAGAATGACATTATTAAGAAAACCTGGTACTAGTTATGGTGTAGATGATGAAGATTTGAGAACTAATTCTTTTActaaggaaagaaaaacattgttGAAAAACCCTTTTGATAAACAGAGAAAACCATTATTGAAAAACCATAATTCAAGTTATGTTGCAGATGTTGAGGTTTTCGAAGCTACATCTTCTGATAAGCAAAGGAAACCCTTATTGAAAACCCCTAATACAAGTTATGTTGCAGATGTTGAGATTTTCGAAGCTACATCTTCTGATAAGCAAAAGAAGCCCTTATTGAAAAACCCCAATACAAGTTATGCAACTAATAATGAGGATCTGGAAGCATATCCTTCTGATTATCAAAGGGGTGCAATGTTACAAATTCCAGAATTTTATGTGAATGGGGAAAAAGAATTAGGAATGCATTCTTTTGGAAAACAAGGGAGAGCATTGTTAACCACCCCAACTGTAAatcaagtattgaaaaataaagtataccATTCTTCTGATTTTCAGAGACCTGCATTATTAGGAACTCCTACAACAAATCCAGTTGTTAACAATGAGACTTTAGGAGTAAATTCCtttgaaaaggaaagaaaagttttgttaaaatccCCATGTGTAAACCAAGTCAGGGATAATACAGATTTGAAAGCTCACCCATATCCAAGAAATGCATTGTTAGACTATCCTTCTGAAGATAACAGAGGTGGGGGCAGTGAACATACTTATGGTATGCAAAGAAAGACATTGTTACCAAGAAAGACATTGCTAGAAAGAAAGACATTGTTAGACAACCCTACAACAAATTATGTTTGGTAA
- the LOC122269594 gene encoding zinc finger protein 23 has protein sequence MLNPKYTGKRLSKYMRKETEDWASKKNDEWLAGCPASSAVIECRFLTHELVWSKLRNNLCPEKNKKLAEVNRCFFRDDRKEQRDSSMCNFCGEFFSRANILLHKLTHTSENERKKVSGSVSKDVSKAAEKPSYTCKICGKIYTVRKTFVTHKNNHRRNKKIKEMGIHPFDKKACLNLKAMSNAAISESKPVNDNFKVKTKSVKSMMNPDVIVNPMGKNDSNRNSKVKPELPQKNMINPDVIANPISVNGCSSKMKSEMPMKFTAYPVVREKPMCVKDNNDDFKLKSELLGKLMINLDPTANPISVNGDSSKIKSAIPTTFTVYPDVIEKPISVNYSTNDLTLKPKSIKNFDPTANPMSCTADWAPPKPVESHNDVPPTVSPIQLVSGDSSLTKTSPAKKTLYRCYKCDKTYTKKKALVNHRVNHMQNVKKHKFLYYDKTNKKTKKSLKEIMQKGKKKN, from the exons ATGCTGAATCCGAAATACACTGGAAAGAGGCTTTCTAAGTACATGCGAAAAGAGACAGAGGATTGGGCTTCTAAGAAAAATGATGAGTGG TTAGCTGGTTGTCCAGCAAGCTCAGCAGTTATTGAATGCAGGTTTTTAACACATGAACTTGTTTGGTCCAAACTGCGAAACAATTTGTGTcccgaaaaaaataaaaagcttgcTGAAGTTAATAGATGTTTTTTTAGAG ATGACAGGAAAGAGCAACGTGATTCGTCTATGTGTAACTTTtgtggagaatttttttctcggGCAAATATATTGTTGCATAAACTGACTCATACTTCagaaaatgagagaaaaaaagtatcagGCAGTGTTTCTAAAGATGTTTCTAAAGCTGCCGAAAAACCATCTTATACCTGCAAGATTTGTGGTAAAATATACACTGTGCGAAAAACGTTTGTTACGCACAAAAATAATCACaggcgaaataaaaaaataaaggaaatggGAATACACCCGTTTGATAAGAAAGcctgtttaaatttgaaagcaatGAGTAATGCCGCCATTTCTGAATCAAAGCCAGTCAATGacaattttaaagtgaaaacgAAGTCAGTGAAGTCAATGATGAATCCTGATGTAATAGTTAATCCAATGGGTAAAAATGACAGCAATCGTAATTCGAAAGTAAAACCAGAATTGcctcaaaaaaatatgataaatcctGATGTAATTGCTAATCCCATTAGTGTAAATGGCTGCAGTTCTAAAATGAAGTCAGAAATGCCAATGAAGTTCACGGCGTATCCTGTTGTAAGAGAAAAACCAATGTGTGTAAAAGACAACaatgatgattttaaattgaaatcagaACTACTAGGGAAATTGATGATAAATCTTGATCCAACAGCTAATCCCATTAGTGTAAATGGCGACAGTTCTAAAATAAAGTCAGCAATTCCAACGACGTTCACAGTGTATCCTGATGTAATAGAAAAACCAATCAGTGTAAATTACAGCACTAATGATTTAACATTGAAACCGaaatcgataaaaaattttgatccaaCAGCTAATCCCATGAGTTGCACTGCAGATTGGGCACCACCAAAACCAGTTGAATCTCATAATGATGTTCCTCCTACAGTTTCACCCATTCAACTGGTTTCTGGGGATTCATCACTGACCAAGACGAGTCCTGCTAAGAAAACATTGTACCGATGTTATAAGTGTGATAAAACTTATACCAAAAAGAAAGCGCTTGTAAATCACAGAGTCAACCATATGCAGAATGTTAAGAAGCATAAATTTCTGTATTAtgacaaaacaaacaaaaagacTAAGAAAAGTTTAAAGGAAATTATGCAGAAAGGTAAAAAGAAGAATTGA